A single region of the Raphanus sativus cultivar WK10039 chromosome 1, ASM80110v3, whole genome shotgun sequence genome encodes:
- the LOC130510688 gene encoding uncharacterized protein LOC130510688: MYKASPNRRAILERSKSVREKEPKQTSNFFAKHLKRIYPITLQRSTSSSFSLSSISLSLSQNSTDSSATDSTSTLEQRISLALGLISSPSRRETFVPKTIPRQQQEQRLYEDFKSDEPKRCNWITKRSDEVYVTFHDQQWGVPVYDDNLLFEFLAMSGMLMDYNWTEILKRKELFREAFCEFDPNLVAKMREKEITEIASNKAIMLQESRVRCIVDNAKCIIKVVKEFGSFSSYMWGFMDYKPIINRFKYSRNVPLRSPKAEIISKDMIKRGFRFVGPVIVHSFMQAAGLTIDHLVDCFRHGDCVSLAERPWRHI; this comes from the exons ATGTACAAAGCAAGCCCTAATAGAAGAGCGATCTTGGAGAGAAGTAAGAGTGTAAGAGAGAAGGAGCCTAAGCAAACCTCAAACTTCTTTGCCAAACACTTAAAGAGGATATATCCGATCACGCTTCAACGTagtacttcttcttctttctcactCTCTTCTATATCTCTATCACTCTCTCAAAACTCGACCGATTCCTCTGCCACGGATTCCACTTCCACGCTAGAGCAAAGGATCTCTCTAGCACTAGGTTTAATCTCATCTCCTAGTAGAAGAGAAACATTTGTTCCTAAAACAATTCCGcgacaacaacaagaacaacgTCTATATGAGGACTTCAAAAGTGATGAACCAAAGAGGTGTAATTGGATCACCAAGAGAAGTG atgaAGTCTACGTAACGTTTCATGATCAGCAATGGGGAGTCCCTGTCTATGATGATAA CTTGCTTTTTGAGTTCCTTGCTATGTCGGGGATGTTAATGGACTATAATTGGACCGAGATTTTAAAACGCAAGGAACTCTTTAG AGAGGCATTTTGTGAGTTTGACCCAAACCTGGTGGCCAaaatgagagagaaagagatcacGGAAATTGCATCAAACAAAGCAATAATGCTACAAGAGAGTCGAGTTAGGTGTATAGTTGACAATGCTAAATGCATAATCAAG GTGGTTAAGGAATTTGGATCATTCAGCAGCTATATGTGGGGGTTTATGGATTATAAACCGATCATTAATAGATTCAAGTATTCAAGAAATGTACCACTGAGATCTCCCAAGGCTGAGATAATTAGCAAAGATATGATCAAACGAGGATTTCGATTCGTCGGTCCAGTTATCGTACATTCTTTCATGCAAGCAGCAGGGTTAACAATTGATCACCTCGTTGATTGTTTCAGACATGGTGATTGTGTGAGCCTCGCTGAGAGGCCATGGAGGCATATATGA
- the LOC108811551 gene encoding phosphatidylinositol 4-kinase gamma 6 produces the protein MAMAVFKSPIKGEFHGPRKMETKDYRRHSSGRRRVFVQTETGCVLGVELDRSDNVHTVKKRLQIAFNFPTEESSLTFGDMVLKNDDLSAVRNDSPLLLKRNLMHRSSSTPCLSPTGNDLQRKDLSGPIEILSHSRCFLSLKQTASDIVEAMKTGVEPILVNGGMGGAYYFRNEKGQSVAIVKPTDEEPFAPNNPKGFTGKSLGEPGLKPSVRVGETGYREVAAYLLDYDHFANVPPTALVKITHTVFNVNDGVNGNRSREKKKLVSSKIASFQKFVAHDFDASDHGTSSFPVASVHRIGILDIRILNTDRHGGNLLVKKLDGRFGQVELIPIDHGLCLPETLEDPYFEWIHWPQASIPFSEEELDYIGSLDPVKDCEMLRRELPMIREACLRVLALCTVFLKEAAAYGLCLAEIGEMMTREFHAGGEVPSVLEMLCIEAKRLIAEGDVLSFKSDIEGETEFQFDLDYSDLDPVYSSKTQTLIVKNPFSNGRSSLGKLEEGEEDETEEEAGLTLSLSKLSTSAKDSNLSNKVGSVYLDTPRDETEKTLSSHKSANVLLPVSTNFVKLADMIEVEWVVFLEKFQELLDSAFAERRTMTLRSRQRLGTSCQF, from the coding sequence ATGGCAATGGCAGTCTTTAAGTCTCCCATTAAAGGTGAATTCCATGGACCTAGAAAGATGGAAACGAAGGATTACAGGCGTCACTCTTCGGGACGAAGACGTGTTTTTGTGCAAACCGAAACTGGCTGTGTTTTGGGGGTGGAGCTTGACCGTAGTGACAACGTTCATACTGTGAAGAAGAGGCTTCAGATCGCCTTTAACTTCCCCACGGAGGAGAGTTCCTTGACCTTTGGGGATATGGTGCTGAAGAACGACGACCTGAGTGCTGTTAGGAATGATTCTCCGCTTCTGCTGAAGCGTAACTTAATGCACAGAAGCTCGTCTACTCCTTGTCTTTCACCTACCGGGAATGATCTGCAGAGGAAGGATCTGAGTGGTCCTATTGAGATACTTAGCCACTCGCGTTGTTTTCTGTCTTTGAAGCAGACGGCGAGTGACATTGTTGAGGCGATGAAAACGGGTGTTGAGCCGATCCTTGTTAACGGTGGGATGGGAGGGGCGTACTATTTTAGGAATGAGAAGGGTCAGAGCGTTGCGATTGTCAAGCCTACTGATGAAGAACCGTTTGCTCCCAACAATCCTAAAGGCTTCACAGGGAAATCGCTCGGAGAGCCTGGTTTAAAGCCTTCTGTGCGAGTCGGGGAAACCGGATATAGAGAAGTTGCCGCTTACCTTCTGGACTATGACCACTTTGCTAACGTTCCCCCTACGGCACTTGTGAAGATAACACACACTGTGTTCAACGTCAACGATGGAGTGAACGGGAACAGATCTcgtgagaagaagaagctggtcaGCAGCAAGATTGCGTCGTTCCAGAAGTTTGTAGCTCACGATTTTGATGCTAGCGATCACGGGACTTCGAGCTTTCCGGTTGCTTCTGTGCACCGCATTGGGATATTGGACATAAGGATTCTCAACACGGACCGGCATGGTGGAAACCTTTTGGTGAAGAAGCTTGATGGGAGGTTTGGTCAAGTGGAGCTTATTCCGATAGATCATGGTCTTTGCTTGCCAGAAACACTCGAGGACCCTTACTTTGAGTGGATTCATTGGCCTCAGGCTTCGATACCTTTCTCCGAAGAAGAGCTCGACTACATAGGAAGTCTTGACCCAGTGAAAGACTGTGAAATGCTGCGAAGAGAGCTTCCAATGATCCGAGAGGCTTGTCTGAGGGTTCTCGCTCTGTGTACTGTTTTCCTTAAAGAAGCGGCTGCTTATGGACTCTGTCTTGCAGAGATTGGTGAGATGATGACTCGGGAGTTCCACGCTGGAGGTGAAGTTCCAAGTGTTTTGGAAATGCTGTGCATCGAAGCCAAGAGATTGATTGCAGAAGGAGACGTTTTGTCTTTCAAGTCAGATATAGAAGGAGAGACAGAGTTTCAGTTTGATCTAGACTACAGTGACTTAGATCCGGTTTATAGCTCGAAGACACAAACCCTCATCGTCAAGAACCCATTTTCCAACGGACGTTCTTCACTTGGAAAACTCGAAGAGGGAGAAGAGGATGAAACCGAAGAGGAGGCAGGACTTACTCTATCTCTCTCAAAGCTCTCGACATCAGCGAAGGACAGTAATCTAAGCAACAAAGTGGGTTCCGTGTACCTGGACACTCCAAGAGACGAAACTGAGAAAACGTTGTCAAGTCACAAAAGCGCGAACGTGCTGCTACCGGTTAGCACAAACTTTGTGAAGTTAGCAGACATGATAGAAGTCGAATGGGTTGTGTTCTTGGAGAAGTTTCAGGAGTTGCTTGACTCTGCTTTTGCTGAACGTCGGACCATGACGTTGAGGAGTAGACAGAGACTTGGTACATCGTGCCAGTTTTGA